One stretch of Hevea brasiliensis isolate MT/VB/25A 57/8 chromosome 12, ASM3005281v1, whole genome shotgun sequence DNA includes these proteins:
- the LOC110644407 gene encoding uncharacterized protein LOC110644407 produces MEKKFLDYTLVPLGLAIMMAYHIWLFNRIMNHPSKTVIGVNTVNRRFWVQTMMDDNVKNGVLAVQTLRNNIMASTVLASTAIMLSSVIALLMTKDIGADRSAWTFDSGDTSEMGLSIKFFSILACFLVAFLLNVQSIRYYSHASILINVPFKNLLPDHHHHHLTAEYVARSVNRGSHFWSLGLRAFYFSFPLFLWIFGPIPMFLCCFVLVFILYFLDVTFECSWAVYDHKDQEIETQNET; encoded by the coding sequence ATGGAGAAAAAATTTCTTGACTACACCTTGGTTCCGTTGGGGCTGGCTATAATGATGGCATATCACATATGGCTTTTCAATCGAATCATGAACCACCCTTCCAAGACTGTTATAGGCGTCAATACCGTCAATCGCCGCTTCTGGGTTCAGACCATGATGGACGACAACGTCAAGAATGGAGTTCTTGCTGTGCAGACTCTGCGAAACAATATAATGGCATCTACAGTTTTGGCATCCACGGCCATCATGCTCAGCTCCGTTATTGCTTTGCTCATGACCAAGGACATCGGAGCGGATCGATCTGCTTGGACTTTTGACTCTGGGGATACCAGTGAGATGGGATTGTCTATAAAGTTCTTCTCTATATTGGCATGTTTCTTGGTGGCTTTCTTGCTGAACGTGCAATCCATTAGGTACTATAGCCATGCAAGCATCCTCATTAACGTCCCCTTCAAGAACTTGTTACcagatcaccaccaccaccatctgACAGCGGAGTATGTGGCTAGGTCAGTCAACAGGGGTAGCCATTTTTGGTCATTAGGGCTACGTGCCTTTTACTTCTCTTTCCCTCTGTTTTTGTGGATCTTTGGGCCAATTCCTATGTTTTTGTGTTGTTTTGTCCTGGTTTTCATTCTCTATTTTCTGGATGTCACCTTTGAGTGTAGCTGGGCTGTTTATGATCACAAGGACCAGGAGATTGAGACCCAAAATGAAACTTGA
- the LOC110644404 gene encoding uncharacterized protein LOC110644404 — protein sequence MEKKILDYTLVPVGLAIMVAYHLWLFNRIMNHPSKTVIGVNTINRRFWVQAMMEDSAKNGVLAVQTLRNNIMASTLLASTAIMLSSVIAVLMTSGTRGDRSAWIFEYGDASELGLSIKFFSILVCFLVAFLLNVQSIRYYSHASILINVPFKKLLPDHNHHHLTAEYVARSVNRGSYFWSLGLRAFYFSFPLFLWIFGPIPMFLCCFVLVFMLYFLDVTFECSWAVYDHKDQDIETQNQV from the coding sequence ATGGAGAAAAAAATTCTTGACTACACCTTGGTTCCAGTGGGGCTGGCTATAATGGTGGCGTATCACTTATGGCTTTTCAATCGAATCATGAACCACCCTTCCAAGACTGTTATTGGTGTCAATACCATCAATCGCCGCTTCTGGGTTCAGGCCATGATGGAGGACTCTGCCAAGAATGGAGTTCTTGCTGTGCAGACTCTGCGAAACAATATAATGGCATCTACCCTTTTGGCATCCACCGCAATCATGCTCAGTTCCGTTATTGCGGTGCTCATGACCAGCGGCACCAGAGGTGATCGATCTGCTTGGATTTTTGAGTATGGAGATGCCAGTGAACTGGGATTGTCTATAAAGTTCTTCTCTATATTGGTATGTTTCTTGGTGGCTTTCTTGCTGAACGTGCAATCCATCAGGTATTACAGCCATGCAAGCATCCTCATTAACGTGCCTTTCAAGAAATTGTTACCTGATCACAACCACCACCATTTGACGGCGGAGTATGTGGCTAGGTCCGTCAATAGGGGTAGCTATTTTTGGTCGTTAGGATTACGTGCCTTCTACTTCTCTTTCCCTCTTTTTTTGTGGATCTTTGGGCCCATTCCTATGTTTTTGTGTTGTTTTGTCCTGGTTTTCATGCTCTATTTTCTGGATGTCACCTTCGAGTGTAGCTGGGCTGTTTATGACCACAAGGACCAGGATATTGAGACCCAAAATCAAGTTTGA